In Candidatus Bathyarchaeota archaeon, a single genomic region encodes these proteins:
- a CDS encoding DUF1922 domain-containing protein, producing MYLVILCPECGKLLLAKSEQKTRTCPYCQKRIVIYKAIKVAKAKTAREASTMIQEIKKKNR from the coding sequence ATGTATTTAGTAATCCTATGTCCAGAATGCGGAAAACTCCTACTAGCCAAGTCTGAACAGAAAACTAGAACTTGCCCCTACTGCCAAAAAAGAATCGTAATCTATAAAGCCATAAAAGTTGCAAAGGCTAAAACTGCACGTGAAGCCTCAACGATGATTCAGGAAATTAAAAAGAAAAACCGCTAG
- a CDS encoding adenylate kinase family protein, with product MTLYERGTILSRCDSNLKNKRIILITGTPCVGKTSVSKELSTKINALHIDLAELVKKERLYSEVDQERGSLVADMEKVSKRVEEIVEKSKIDVVIDGHYSVYIVNPKNIDFVFVLRKNPKKLKTLMEKRGYSGKKLWENLAAEILDVCLSEAIEICGENRVCEIDTTEKTVEEVVNEVLRIIEGKNKCRVGIVDWLGKLEQEGSLEDFLRNF from the coding sequence ATGACCTTATATGAAAGAGGGACTATTCTTTCCAGATGTGACTCAAACTTGAAAAATAAACGCATAATATTAATCACTGGAACCCCATGCGTTGGAAAAACTTCTGTTTCAAAAGAACTTTCAACTAAAATTAACGCCTTACACATCGATTTGGCGGAACTTGTTAAAAAAGAGCGTTTATACAGTGAAGTAGACCAGGAAAGAGGTTCACTGGTTGCTGATATGGAGAAAGTTTCGAAAAGAGTCGAGGAAATAGTAGAAAAATCGAAAATCGATGTTGTAATTGATGGACATTACTCCGTTTATATCGTTAACCCAAAAAACATAGATTTCGTTTTCGTTTTAAGAAAAAATCCGAAAAAACTTAAAACGTTGATGGAAAAACGTGGATACTCTGGCAAAAAACTGTGGGAAAACCTTGCAGCAGAGATACTCGACGTGTGCCTTTCAGAAGCAATTGAAATTTGCGGCGAAAATAGAGTTTGCGAGATTGATACAACAGAGAAAACTGTTGAAGAGGTTGTCAACGAAGTATTGAGGATAATTGAAGGAAAGAATAAATGTAGGGTTGGAATTGTTGACTGGCTTGGAAAACTTGAACAAGAAGGAAGTTTGGAGGATTTTTTGAGAAACTTTTAA
- the rimI gene encoding ribosomal protein S18-alanine N-acetyltransferase, which translates to MQKTFNLRYFMPSDLQRVMYINRTCLPENYTSFFFLDLYERFPLTFIVAEENGEIVGYIMCRIETGLPNFGFLGLIKKGHVVSIAVLPEHRRKGVGQALMKEAMKNMRKYNAKECYLEVRVSNKPAITLYEKLGFQIVKTIRHYYMDGEDAYVMARKLPIEVE; encoded by the coding sequence ATGCAGAAAACCTTCAACCTCAGATACTTCATGCCTTCAGACCTTCAAAGAGTAATGTACATAAACCGTACGTGTCTGCCAGAAAACTACACAAGCTTCTTTTTCCTAGACCTTTACGAACGTTTTCCCCTAACATTTATCGTGGCAGAAGAAAATGGAGAAATTGTAGGTTACATAATGTGCAGAATCGAAACAGGCCTTCCCAATTTTGGATTTCTAGGCCTGATAAAGAAGGGACACGTAGTTTCAATAGCTGTTCTACCCGAACATCGCAGAAAAGGTGTTGGACAAGCACTTATGAAGGAAGCCATGAAAAACATGAGGAAATACAACGCAAAGGAATGCTATTTAGAAGTTAGAGTCTCAAATAAACCGGCGATAACCCTTTACGAAAAGCTCGGATTTCAAATAGTGAAAACTATACGTCACTATTACATGGACGGAGAAGATGCCTACGTCATGGCAAGAAAACTTCCAATTGAAGTTGAATAA
- the larA gene encoding nickel-dependent lactate racemase, with translation MVDVWLPYGKTEVCARIPAKNFLGKIEPKEKPGVDDAIAEIKRALQEPIGTKRISEIAKPGDKVAIVVDDFTRPAPSHLMVPPILEELNNAGVKNEDITIIFACGTHRPVTDEEARRLLGEEIAGKIKYVSHNCSAKDHVYVGTTKTHGTKVYLNRIFVEADVKILTGDVGLHYYAGYGGGRKSILPGISSCETIQHNHAMLLHKNAHTGILEGNPIHEDMMEAAELAKIDFILNVVLNSKGEIVKAFAGDWRKAFYEGVKLVDEMYKVPVERKADIVVVSCGGHPFDINLYQAYKAVDGALGIVKRGGVIVWVVECSEGYGDQVFYEWMKKYRTVKEVERAIKRKFKLGGHKAYYLLKALEKAKIILVSVMPDYYAMDIFKLKTSRSVNEAIDEAFRIAGKNAKVWAIPYGNITQPVLKEI, from the coding sequence ATGGTCGACGTATGGTTACCCTACGGCAAAACCGAAGTTTGCGCAAGAATTCCAGCTAAAAATTTCCTTGGAAAAATAGAGCCTAAAGAAAAACCTGGAGTCGACGACGCAATCGCTGAAATTAAAAGAGCTTTACAAGAACCTATAGGAACAAAGAGAATAAGCGAAATAGCAAAGCCAGGCGACAAAGTTGCAATAGTTGTCGACGATTTTACTCGTCCAGCTCCGAGCCATCTGATGGTTCCACCGATTCTTGAAGAGTTGAATAATGCTGGCGTAAAAAATGAGGACATAACAATCATCTTTGCATGCGGGACTCATCGTCCAGTAACAGACGAAGAGGCAAGACGTTTACTTGGCGAAGAAATCGCCGGAAAAATCAAATATGTTAGTCACAACTGCAGCGCCAAAGACCACGTTTATGTCGGCACAACGAAAACTCATGGAACGAAAGTTTACCTTAACCGAATATTCGTTGAAGCCGACGTTAAAATTTTAACTGGTGATGTAGGGCTTCACTACTATGCTGGCTACGGAGGCGGAAGAAAAAGCATCTTACCTGGAATCTCAAGCTGCGAAACCATTCAACATAACCATGCTATGCTTCTACATAAAAATGCGCATACTGGAATCCTTGAGGGCAATCCAATTCATGAAGACATGATGGAAGCAGCTGAACTTGCAAAAATAGATTTCATATTAAACGTTGTCCTTAACAGTAAGGGCGAAATAGTTAAGGCGTTTGCAGGCGACTGGAGAAAAGCCTTCTATGAAGGCGTAAAACTTGTAGATGAAATGTACAAGGTTCCAGTTGAAAGAAAAGCCGACATAGTTGTTGTAAGCTGCGGCGGACATCCCTTTGACATAAACCTCTACCAAGCCTACAAGGCTGTGGATGGAGCTCTAGGAATAGTAAAGAGGGGCGGTGTAATAGTCTGGGTTGTAGAATGCTCTGAAGGTTATGGCGATCAAGTGTTCTATGAATGGATGAAGAAGTATAGAACAGTTAAGGAAGTTGAGAGGGCTATTAAGAGAAAGTTTAAGCTTGGCGGTCATAAGGCTTACTACTTGCTTAAAGCTTTAGAAAAAGCCAAGATAATTCTTGTTTCAGTTATGCCCGACTACTACGCCATGGACATCTTCAAACTAAAAACTTCAAGGTCTGTTAACGAAGCTATTGACGAAGCATTCAGAATCGCTGGTAAAAACGCGAAGGTCTGGGCTATTCCTTATGGAAACATAACTCAACCGGTTTTGAAAGAAATATAA
- a CDS encoding restriction endonuclease, whose translation MTSSLTELALRYFKKKGYKIEQDVSLEGFSGLTRKFDILIKRGDERRVVWVKDWKRTVGVNMVINIDKASTDVGMSRPIIISDKFSGHAKAYANRRGITLITKREILRYLR comes from the coding sequence ATGACGTCCTCCTTAACTGAACTAGCTTTAAGATATTTTAAGAAGAAAGGATACAAAATAGAGCAAGACGTATCCCTAGAAGGTTTTTCAGGCTTAACTAGAAAGTTCGACATATTGATTAAACGTGGAGACGAAAGAAGGGTAGTTTGGGTAAAAGATTGGAAGAGAACGGTAGGCGTAAACATGGTTATAAACATAGATAAGGCTTCAACTGATGTTGGGATGTCAAGACCCATAATAATATCCGACAAATTTAGCGGTCATGCAAAAGCCTACGCAAACAGAAGGGGAATAACTCTGATAACTAAAAGGGAAATCCTAAGATATTTAAGATAA
- the cyaB gene encoding class IV adenylate cyclase, protein MNSEHTLVELKAKIEDKETIKKKILELKAKQIGKFHQIDTYFYVPKGRLKLREVEGKPHAQLIYYERENVSSPKKSKVFILNITKPKEFKEMLKKILSVKSVVDKIREIYFYMGTQIHLDEVKNLGSFIEFEKQTVDDPIEIEKAKIFLKELMRRLGIAPKNLIKVSYGELVLNVKNFKNSP, encoded by the coding sequence ATGAACAGCGAACACACACTTGTAGAATTAAAAGCGAAAATAGAAGATAAAGAAACAATAAAAAAGAAAATTTTAGAATTAAAGGCAAAGCAAATAGGAAAATTTCATCAAATCGATACTTACTTCTACGTTCCAAAAGGAAGACTGAAGCTGAGAGAAGTCGAGGGAAAACCGCATGCTCAACTCATCTACTATGAACGAGAAAACGTTTCCTCTCCAAAGAAAAGCAAAGTCTTCATTCTAAACATAACAAAGCCAAAGGAATTTAAGGAAATGTTGAAGAAAATTCTCAGTGTAAAGTCGGTTGTTGATAAAATAAGAGAAATTTACTTTTATATGGGAACTCAAATTCACTTAGATGAAGTTAAAAACCTTGGAAGTTTCATTGAATTTGAGAAACAAACAGTGGACGACCCCATAGAAATTGAAAAGGCAAAAATTTTCCTTAAAGAACTTATGAGAAGACTGGGGATTGCGCCAAAGAACCTAATAAAAGTTTCCTACGGAGAACTAGTCCTAAATGTTAAAAACTTTAAGAATAGTCCTTAA